The following are encoded together in the Monodelphis domestica isolate mMonDom1 chromosome 5, mMonDom1.pri, whole genome shotgun sequence genome:
- the LOC103105104 gene encoding glutathione S-transferase kappa 1-like isoform X4 produces the protein MDSDMEEYREKVGGDQRIQVPTKGIYGFNSYLEKLRKQEYMKNELQYLGKFCQVPIEIPRDLRGVLIDKGSLNAMRFLTSVHIEYPEMLEKVSRELWMRIWSRDEDITEPWSIQAAAEEAGFSRKQAMSLLKKSSTEEVKNKLRENTNTAYKYGAFGLPTIVAHMDTKPCVFFSSDRIELLAHLLGEQWQGPVPQALKGKL, from the exons ATGGACAGTGATATGGAGGAGTACCGAGAGAAAGTGGGTGGTGACCAGAGAATCCAAGTGCCCACCAAG GGAATATATGGGTTCAACTCGTACTTGGAAAAACTTCGAAAACAGGAATATATGAAGAATGAACTCCAGTACTTGGGGAAATTTTGTCAAGTTCCTATTGAAATTCCCAGGGATCTTCGAGGGGTACTCATAGATAAAG GGAGCCTGAATGCTATGCGATTCCTCACTTCTGTCCATATAGAGTACCCTGAGATGCTGGAGAAAGTGTCTCGGGAGCTGTGGATGCGCATCTGGTCACGG GATGAAGATATCACAGAACCTTGGAGCATCCAAGCA GCTGCAGAGGAAGCAGGATTTTCTAGAAAGCAGGCTATGAGTCTACTGAAAAAGAGTTCAACTGAAGAAGTGAAGAACAAGCTAAGAGAGAACACAAATACAGCCTACAAATATGGA GCCTTTGGGCTGCCCACCATAGTGGCCCACATGGACACCAAACCCTGCGTCTTCTTTAGCTCTGACAGAATAGAGCTGCTGGCCCACCTGCTAG GGGAACAGTGGCAGGGCCCAGTGCCCCAGGCTTTGAAAGGCAAACTCTAA
- the LOC103105104 gene encoding glutathione S-transferase kappa 1-like isoform X1, with translation MPSSEDQEFSCFKPLSTVLKSLHTAHRRFGLPWQILCRYQNIWNISLQLRPSFLAAIIMDSDMEEYREKVGGDQRIQVPTKGIYGFNSYLEKLRKQEYMKNELQYLGKFCQVPIEIPRDLRGVLIDKGSLNAMRFLTSVHIEYPEMLEKVSRELWMRIWSRDEDITEPWSIQAAAEEAGFSRKQAMSLLKKSSTEEVKNKLRENTNTAYKYGAFGLPTIVAHMDTKPCVFFSSDRIELLAHLLGEQWQGPVPQALKGKL, from the exons ATGCCAAGCTCTGAGGACCAGGAATTCTCCTGTTTCAAGCCCTTATCCACAGTCCTGAAAAGTCTACACACAGCTCACCGTCGTTTTGGTCTTCCCTGGCAGATCCTGTGTCGATATCAGAACATATGGAACATCAGCTTGCAACTTCGTCCAAGTTTCCTGGCAGCCATAATAATGGACAGTGATATGGAGGAGTACCGAGAGAAAGTGGGTGGTGACCAGAGAATCCAAGTGCCCACCAAG GGAATATATGGGTTCAACTCGTACTTGGAAAAACTTCGAAAACAGGAATATATGAAGAATGAACTCCAGTACTTGGGGAAATTTTGTCAAGTTCCTATTGAAATTCCCAGGGATCTTCGAGGGGTACTCATAGATAAAG GGAGCCTGAATGCTATGCGATTCCTCACTTCTGTCCATATAGAGTACCCTGAGATGCTGGAGAAAGTGTCTCGGGAGCTGTGGATGCGCATCTGGTCACGG GATGAAGATATCACAGAACCTTGGAGCATCCAAGCA GCTGCAGAGGAAGCAGGATTTTCTAGAAAGCAGGCTATGAGTCTACTGAAAAAGAGTTCAACTGAAGAAGTGAAGAACAAGCTAAGAGAGAACACAAATACAGCCTACAAATATGGA GCCTTTGGGCTGCCCACCATAGTGGCCCACATGGACACCAAACCCTGCGTCTTCTTTAGCTCTGACAGAATAGAGCTGCTGGCCCACCTGCTAG GGGAACAGTGGCAGGGCCCAGTGCCCCAGGCTTTGAAAGGCAAACTCTAA
- the LOC103105104 gene encoding glutathione S-transferase kappa 1-like isoform X3, with protein sequence MSCLPRKLELFYDLLCPYSWLGFEILCRYQNIWNISLQLRPSFLAAIIMDSDMEEYREKVGGDQRIQVPTKGIYGFNSYLEKLRKQEYMKNELQYLGKFCQVPIEIPRDLRGVLIDKGSLNAMRFLTSVHIEYPEMLEKVSRELWMRIWSRDEDITEPWSIQAAAEEAGFSRKQAMSLLKKSSTEEVKNKLRENTNTAYKYGAFGLPTIVAHMDTKPCVFFSSDRIELLAHLLGEQWQGPVPQALKGKL encoded by the exons ATGTCGTGCCTGCCGAGGAAACTGGAGCTCTTCTACGATCTGCTGTGCCCATATTCTTGGCTAGGCTTTGAG ATCCTGTGTCGATATCAGAACATATGGAACATCAGCTTGCAACTTCGTCCAAGTTTCCTGGCAGCCATAATAATGGACAGTGATATGGAGGAGTACCGAGAGAAAGTGGGTGGTGACCAGAGAATCCAAGTGCCCACCAAG GGAATATATGGGTTCAACTCGTACTTGGAAAAACTTCGAAAACAGGAATATATGAAGAATGAACTCCAGTACTTGGGGAAATTTTGTCAAGTTCCTATTGAAATTCCCAGGGATCTTCGAGGGGTACTCATAGATAAAG GGAGCCTGAATGCTATGCGATTCCTCACTTCTGTCCATATAGAGTACCCTGAGATGCTGGAGAAAGTGTCTCGGGAGCTGTGGATGCGCATCTGGTCACGG GATGAAGATATCACAGAACCTTGGAGCATCCAAGCA GCTGCAGAGGAAGCAGGATTTTCTAGAAAGCAGGCTATGAGTCTACTGAAAAAGAGTTCAACTGAAGAAGTGAAGAACAAGCTAAGAGAGAACACAAATACAGCCTACAAATATGGA GCCTTTGGGCTGCCCACCATAGTGGCCCACATGGACACCAAACCCTGCGTCTTCTTTAGCTCTGACAGAATAGAGCTGCTGGCCCACCTGCTAG GGGAACAGTGGCAGGGCCCAGTGCCCCAGGCTTTGAAAGGCAAACTCTAA
- the LOC103105104 gene encoding glutathione S-transferase kappa 1-like isoform X2 — MPSSEDQEFSCFKPLSTVLKSLHTAHRRFGLPWQILCRYQNIWNISLQLRPSFLAAIIMDSDMEEYREKVGGDQRIQVPTKGIYGFNSYLEKLRKQEYMKNELQYLGKFCQVPIEIPRDLRGVLIDKGSLNAMRFLTSVHIEYPEMLEKVSRELWMRIWSRDEDITEPWSIQAAAEEAGFSRKQAMSLLKKSSTEEVKNKLRENTNTAYKYGAFGLPTIVAHMDTKPCVFFSSDRIELLAHLLGPSVEDA; from the exons ATGCCAAGCTCTGAGGACCAGGAATTCTCCTGTTTCAAGCCCTTATCCACAGTCCTGAAAAGTCTACACACAGCTCACCGTCGTTTTGGTCTTCCCTGGCAGATCCTGTGTCGATATCAGAACATATGGAACATCAGCTTGCAACTTCGTCCAAGTTTCCTGGCAGCCATAATAATGGACAGTGATATGGAGGAGTACCGAGAGAAAGTGGGTGGTGACCAGAGAATCCAAGTGCCCACCAAG GGAATATATGGGTTCAACTCGTACTTGGAAAAACTTCGAAAACAGGAATATATGAAGAATGAACTCCAGTACTTGGGGAAATTTTGTCAAGTTCCTATTGAAATTCCCAGGGATCTTCGAGGGGTACTCATAGATAAAG GGAGCCTGAATGCTATGCGATTCCTCACTTCTGTCCATATAGAGTACCCTGAGATGCTGGAGAAAGTGTCTCGGGAGCTGTGGATGCGCATCTGGTCACGG GATGAAGATATCACAGAACCTTGGAGCATCCAAGCA GCTGCAGAGGAAGCAGGATTTTCTAGAAAGCAGGCTATGAGTCTACTGAAAAAGAGTTCAACTGAAGAAGTGAAGAACAAGCTAAGAGAGAACACAAATACAGCCTACAAATATGGA GCCTTTGGGCTGCCCACCATAGTGGCCCACATGGACACCAAACCCTGCGTCTTCTTTAGCTCTGACAGAATAGAGCTGCTGGCCCACCTGCTAG GACCATCTGTAGAAGATGCATGA